One Oryza brachyantha chromosome 3, ObraRS2, whole genome shotgun sequence DNA segment encodes these proteins:
- the LOC102720214 gene encoding RNA demethylase ALKBH10B-like isoform X2, whose amino-acid sequence MAMASAAVIPSSGPAAAAAVESAGWVVDERDGFISWLRGEFAAANAIIDLLVVHLRAVGEPGEFDHVAAAVQQRRLQWAPVIHMQQFYPVTDVAYALQQAGWRRRAPPHPQQGPGASPSPPPPPLRRSSFSASHSHHRHGGHHHRSDPTRGGSTGATAGSDKDGREVHNKEEKGMKEVENVVETKSPDLESPATDEGEKNPSPRAVAEGNSKVVPSPVEYTINETIDGKMFNAVEGLKVYEGLVNEHEKNKILSLLNETKASCRRGGLEGQTVIVGKRPMKGHGREIIQLGIPIIEGPPEDDYPRETKVEAVPGLLHDLFDRLCQKEVIPTKPDYCVIDYYNEGDYSHPHQSPPWYGRPFCTLCLTDCDMVFGRVISGERGDHRGPLKLSLSTGSLLVLEGKSADVAKRAIPAARKQRILLSFGKSLSRKHIPSESVSRYTPPLTPPPMPWGPPSRPGNMARHSPSPKHFGYAPVSGVLPAPAIGAHHIPPSDGMQPLFVAPAPVTATAIPFPSPVPLANSTTAWMTEAAPRSAALRLPVPGTGVFLPPGSVHPLPHQMMTASQAHAEPISPTDSSAYVHNKSTVVEMSNGNVSPKSSPPKKSDAVEQKVECNGSSNGGSSLVDEKAGSNKDQPNAAK is encoded by the exons atggcgatggcgtccGCCGCCGTCATCCCCTCGTCtgggcccgccgccgccgccgcggttgAGAGCGCTGGGTGGGTGGTGGACGAGCGCGACGGCTTCATTTCCTGGCTGCGCGGCGAGTTCGCCGCGGCCAACGCCATCATCGACCTGCTGGTGGTccacctccgcgccgtcggcgagcCTGGGGAGTTCgaccacgtcgccgccgccgtgcagcaGCGGCGCCTCCAGTGGGCGCCCGTGATCCACATGCAGCAGTTCTACCCCGTCACCGACGTCGCCTACGCGCTCCAGCAGGCCGGGtggcgccgccgtgcgccgccgcacccgcagCAGGGCCCCGgcgcctcgccgtcaccgccgccccctcccctgCGCCGGTCCTCGTTTTCGGCGTCCCACTCGCACCATCGCCACGGTGGTCACCATCATCGCTCTGATCCAACGCGCGGCGGCAGCACTGGTGCGACGGCTGGATCCGATAAAGATG GACGTGAAGTTCATAACAAGGAAGAGAAAGGAATGAAGGAAGTGGAGAATGTGGTTGAAACTAAAAGCCCAGATCTGGAGTCTCCTGCTACTGATG aaggtgaaaaaaatcctagtcCACGGGCTGTTGCTGAAGGAAACAGCAAAGTGGTTCCGTCTCCAGTGGAGTATACGATCAATGAAACCATCGATGGCAAGATG TTTAATGCTGTTGAAGGGCTTAAGGTCTATGAAGGGCTGGTAAATGAgcatgaaaaaaacaagattCTCTCTTTACTGAATGAAACAAAAGCTTCTTGTCGTCGAGGAGGGCTTGAAG GGCAGACTGTAATAGTTGGAAAAAGACCAATGAAGGGTCATGGGAGGGAAATTATTCAGCTGGGCATTCCTATCATTGAAGGCCCTCCTGAAGATGACTATCCAAGAG aGACAAAGGTGGAGGCTGTTCCTGGATTGCTGCATGATCTGTTTGACCGCTTGTGTCAGAAGGAAGTCATACCTACAAAACCAGATTATTGTGTTATTGATTACTACAACGAG ggGGATTATTCTCACCCTCACCAATCCCCTCCTTGGTATGGTAGACCTTTTTGTACACTCTGCCTGACAGATTGTGATATGGTGTTCGGCCGAGTTATTTCAGGAGAACGAGGTGACCACAGAGGTCCTCTGAAGCTGTCTCTCTCAACAGG GTCTCTTCTGGTGTTGGAAGGGAAGAGTGCCGATGTTGCCAAGCGAGCTATTCCTGCTGCGCGTAAGCAGAGGATCCTACTAAGTTTTGGAAAGTCCTTATCAAGAAAACACATACCATCTGAAAGTGTTTCACGGTATACTCCCCCATTGACACCACCTCCTATGCCCTGGGGTCCTCCATCAAGGCCGGGTAACATGGCACGCCATTCTCCAAGCCCTAAACACTTTGGATATGCCCCAGTCAGTGGCGTACTTCCAGCGCCTGCCATTGGAGCTCATCACATTCCTCCATCAGATGGAATGCAGCCACTCTTTGTAGCGCCTGCTCCAGTTACTGCTACAGCCATACCATTCCCGTCACCTGTTCCTTTGGCAAACTCAACAACAGCTTGGATGACAGAAGCTGCTCCAAGGTCTGCTGCACTACGACTCCCAGTTCCGGGTACAGGGGTCTTCCTTCCTCCTGGATCAGTCCACCCACTGCCTCATCAGATGATGACAGCTTCTCAAGCTCATGCTGAGCCTATCTCTCCAACAGATTCATCTGCTTACGTGCATAACAAGAGCACCGTGGTGGAGATGTCCAATGGTAACGTTTCCCCAAAGAGCTCACCGCCAAAAAAATCCGATGCAGTTGAGCAGAAAGTGGAGTGCAATGGGAGCTCGAATGGGGGCAGTAGCTTGGTGGATGAGAAGGCTGGGAGCAACAAGGACCAGCCAAATGCGGCGAAATAG
- the LOC102716112 gene encoding purple acid phosphatase 3, which yields MARSSSARAAMATATVLTLLAAAAATAAAPGLVRLEHPAKSDGSLSLLVVGDWGRKGTYNQSRVAEQMGKVGEKLNIDFVISTGDNFYEDGLTGIDDQAFEESFTDIYTAKSLQKPWYLVLGNHDYRGDVIAQLSPVLRKIDQRFICMRSFIVNAEIVDFFFIDTTPFQLKYWTRPKDHHYDWRGVAPRQKYIANLLKDMDEAMKKSTAKWKIAVGHHTIRSVSDHGDTQELLQLLLPVLKDNSIDFYINGHDHCLEHISSRDSPIQYFTSGGGSKAWRGVFQPNSDKLQFFYDGQGFMSLQLNQDQADFTFYDVSGNILYQWSKSKLNHLQPTTYITEA from the exons ATggcgaggagcagcagcgcACGCGCAGCCATGGCGACGGCCACCGTCCTCACCCtgctggccgcggcggcggcgacggcggcggcgccggggctcGTCAGGCTGGAGCACCCGGCCAAGAGCGACGGGTCGCTGAGcctgctcgtcgtcggcgactgGGGCCGCAAGGGGACGTACAACCAATCCAGGGTCGCGGAGCAg ATGGGGAAGGTTGGGGAGAAGCTAAACATCGACTTCGTCATATCTACAGGGGACAATTTCTACGAGGATGGACTCACTGGCATCGATGACCAGGCATTTGAGGAATCATTTACTGATATCTATACGGCAAAGAGCTTGCAGAAGCCATGGTACCTAG TGCTAGGAAATCATGACTACAGGGGTGATGTGATAGCACAGCTTAGCCCAGTCTTGAGAAAGATCGACCAGCGATTCATTTGCATGAGATCGTTCATTGTCAATGCAG AGATTGTGGATTTCTTCTTTATCGACACAACTCCATTTCAACTGAAATATTGGACTCGCCCTAAAGACCATCATTATGACTGGAGAGGAGTGGCACCTCGACAAAAATACATAGCTAATCTACTGAAG GATATGGATGAGGCAATGAAGAAATCAACAGCGAAGTGGAAGATTGCTGTTGGGCATCATACCATTAGGAGCGTCAGTGACCATGGTGATACCCAGGAGCTTCTGCAACTATTACTTCCAGTTCTCAAG GACAACAGCATCGACTTCTACATAAATGGGCATGACCACTGCCTGGAACACATTAGCAGCAGAGACAG TCCTATCCAGTACTTCACAAGCGGAGGTGGTTCAAAAGCATGGAGAGGAGTCTTCCAGCCAAATTCTGATAAGCTCCAGTTCTTTTATGATGGGCAAGGGTTCATGTCCCTCCAGCTAAACCAGGACCAAGCTGACTTCACCTTTTATGATGTTTCTGGGAACATCCTGTACCAGTGGAGCAAGAGCAAACTAAACCACCTCCAGCCCACCACTTATATCACTGAAGCATGA
- the LOC102716394 gene encoding uncharacterized protein LOC102716394, which yields MADTAVSPPPAAAGEHPRFHLRGFLSPETCKELEFVHRSCGTAGYRPSVVSTSLPHLAATGCGHLLLPFVPVRERLRDAVESAFSCHFDLFIEFTGLISWCKGASIGWHSDDNKPYLRQRAFTAVCYLNDHGIDYKGGILQFQDGDPSCVTPVAGDVIIYTADDRNIHCVDEVTEGERLTLTLWFTRDSAYDEDPKLLSFLSQTSFNNQPFDQKSYIPLPASDIMYWFAYEHSGFDIRCARVHILGFCLHVSTDEDNKSVAPAEDDPIELLGKPVWLGREDGVFDKVFANGLHALQVVQFYYWKAPELAAKRKQTSGGSGTACRPVIQSRTTKLPLLCNHGLEQTIFGSHKNIEIDFEWKDFELAVSMWENYSEELQRKLLTFLPYWVSSEAIFIVNSIPPQVSNERNKC from the exons ATGGCCGATACCGCCGTTTCGccacctcccgccgccgccggcgagcacccCCGCTTCCACCTCCGCGGCTTCCTCTCCCCCGAGACCTGCAAG GAGCTGGAGTTCGTGCACCGGAGCTGCGGCACGGCCGGGTACCGCCCTTCGGTGGTGTCTACGTCGCTTCCGCACCTGGCCGCCACCGGCTgtggccacctcctcctccccttcgtGCCCGTCCGCGAGCGGCtccgcgacgccgtcgagTCGGCCTTCTCCTGCCACTTCGACCTCTTCATCGAGTTCACCGGACTCATCAG TTGGTGCAAGGGAGCTTCTATTGGATGGCACAGTGATGACAATAAACCTTATCTTAGGCAAAGAGCCTTCACG GCAGTGTGCTACTTGAACGATCATGGGATAGACTACAAAGGTGGAATTTTGCAGTTTCAGGATGGTGATCCTTCCTGTGTTACTCCAGTTGCTGGT GATGTTATAATCTACACTGCAGATGATCGTAATATCCATTGTGTAGATGAG GTGACAGAAGGTGAAAGACTCACCCTAACTCTTTGGTTCACCAGAGACAGTGCTTATGATGAGGACCCAAAGctcctttcctttctttctcagACATCATTCAACAATCAACCATTTGATCAGAAGTCTTACATTCCTTTGCCAGCCTCTGATATAATGTATTGGTTTGCCTATGAACATTCTGGTTTTGACATACGATGTGCTAGAGTGCACATTCTTGGGTTTTGTTTGCACGTAAGCACTGATGAAGACAATAAATCTGTTGCACCTGCTGAAGATGACCCTATAGAGTTGCTTGGGAAGCCAGTATGGCTTGGTAGGGAAGACGGTGTCTTTGATAAAGTTTTTGCCAATGGCCTGCATGCTCTTCAG GTGGTGCAATTTTACTACTGGAAAGCACCTGAGCTGGCAGCAAAGAGGAAACAAACTTCTGGTGGTTCAGGAACAGCCTGTCGTCCTGTTATACAATCTAGAACAACAAAACTACCATTGCTATGCAACCATGGCCTTGAACAAACCATATTTGGATCACATAAGAATATAGAGATTGATTTTGAATGGAAGGATTTTGAATTAGCCGTTTCTATGTGGGAGAATTATTCAGAAGAATTGCAGAGAAAGCTGTTAACATTTTTGCCATATTGGGTTTCCAGTGAGGCCATTTTTATTGTCAATTCCATTCCCCCCCAGGTATCTAACGAGAGGAACAAATGTTGA
- the LOC102720214 gene encoding RNA demethylase ALKBH10B-like isoform X1 — protein sequence MAMASAAVIPSSGPAAAAAVESAGWVVDERDGFISWLRGEFAAANAIIDLLVVHLRAVGEPGEFDHVAAAVQQRRLQWAPVIHMQQFYPVTDVAYALQQAGWRRRAPPHPQQGPGASPSPPPPPLRRSSFSASHSHHRHGGHHHRSDPTRGGSTGATAGSDKDGREVHNKEEKGMKEVENVVETKSPDLESPATDEGEKNPSPRAVAEGNSKVVPSPVEYTINETIDGKMFNAVEGLKVYEGLVNEHEKNKILSLLNETKASCRRGGLEAGQTVIVGKRPMKGHGREIIQLGIPIIEGPPEDDYPRETKVEAVPGLLHDLFDRLCQKEVIPTKPDYCVIDYYNEGDYSHPHQSPPWYGRPFCTLCLTDCDMVFGRVISGERGDHRGPLKLSLSTGSLLVLEGKSADVAKRAIPAARKQRILLSFGKSLSRKHIPSESVSRYTPPLTPPPMPWGPPSRPGNMARHSPSPKHFGYAPVSGVLPAPAIGAHHIPPSDGMQPLFVAPAPVTATAIPFPSPVPLANSTTAWMTEAAPRSAALRLPVPGTGVFLPPGSVHPLPHQMMTASQAHAEPISPTDSSAYVHNKSTVVEMSNGNVSPKSSPPKKSDAVEQKVECNGSSNGGSSLVDEKAGSNKDQPNAAK from the exons atggcgatggcgtccGCCGCCGTCATCCCCTCGTCtgggcccgccgccgccgccgcggttgAGAGCGCTGGGTGGGTGGTGGACGAGCGCGACGGCTTCATTTCCTGGCTGCGCGGCGAGTTCGCCGCGGCCAACGCCATCATCGACCTGCTGGTGGTccacctccgcgccgtcggcgagcCTGGGGAGTTCgaccacgtcgccgccgccgtgcagcaGCGGCGCCTCCAGTGGGCGCCCGTGATCCACATGCAGCAGTTCTACCCCGTCACCGACGTCGCCTACGCGCTCCAGCAGGCCGGGtggcgccgccgtgcgccgccgcacccgcagCAGGGCCCCGgcgcctcgccgtcaccgccgccccctcccctgCGCCGGTCCTCGTTTTCGGCGTCCCACTCGCACCATCGCCACGGTGGTCACCATCATCGCTCTGATCCAACGCGCGGCGGCAGCACTGGTGCGACGGCTGGATCCGATAAAGATG GACGTGAAGTTCATAACAAGGAAGAGAAAGGAATGAAGGAAGTGGAGAATGTGGTTGAAACTAAAAGCCCAGATCTGGAGTCTCCTGCTACTGATG aaggtgaaaaaaatcctagtcCACGGGCTGTTGCTGAAGGAAACAGCAAAGTGGTTCCGTCTCCAGTGGAGTATACGATCAATGAAACCATCGATGGCAAGATG TTTAATGCTGTTGAAGGGCTTAAGGTCTATGAAGGGCTGGTAAATGAgcatgaaaaaaacaagattCTCTCTTTACTGAATGAAACAAAAGCTTCTTGTCGTCGAGGAGGGCTTGAAG CAGGGCAGACTGTAATAGTTGGAAAAAGACCAATGAAGGGTCATGGGAGGGAAATTATTCAGCTGGGCATTCCTATCATTGAAGGCCCTCCTGAAGATGACTATCCAAGAG aGACAAAGGTGGAGGCTGTTCCTGGATTGCTGCATGATCTGTTTGACCGCTTGTGTCAGAAGGAAGTCATACCTACAAAACCAGATTATTGTGTTATTGATTACTACAACGAG ggGGATTATTCTCACCCTCACCAATCCCCTCCTTGGTATGGTAGACCTTTTTGTACACTCTGCCTGACAGATTGTGATATGGTGTTCGGCCGAGTTATTTCAGGAGAACGAGGTGACCACAGAGGTCCTCTGAAGCTGTCTCTCTCAACAGG GTCTCTTCTGGTGTTGGAAGGGAAGAGTGCCGATGTTGCCAAGCGAGCTATTCCTGCTGCGCGTAAGCAGAGGATCCTACTAAGTTTTGGAAAGTCCTTATCAAGAAAACACATACCATCTGAAAGTGTTTCACGGTATACTCCCCCATTGACACCACCTCCTATGCCCTGGGGTCCTCCATCAAGGCCGGGTAACATGGCACGCCATTCTCCAAGCCCTAAACACTTTGGATATGCCCCAGTCAGTGGCGTACTTCCAGCGCCTGCCATTGGAGCTCATCACATTCCTCCATCAGATGGAATGCAGCCACTCTTTGTAGCGCCTGCTCCAGTTACTGCTACAGCCATACCATTCCCGTCACCTGTTCCTTTGGCAAACTCAACAACAGCTTGGATGACAGAAGCTGCTCCAAGGTCTGCTGCACTACGACTCCCAGTTCCGGGTACAGGGGTCTTCCTTCCTCCTGGATCAGTCCACCCACTGCCTCATCAGATGATGACAGCTTCTCAAGCTCATGCTGAGCCTATCTCTCCAACAGATTCATCTGCTTACGTGCATAACAAGAGCACCGTGGTGGAGATGTCCAATGGTAACGTTTCCCCAAAGAGCTCACCGCCAAAAAAATCCGATGCAGTTGAGCAGAAAGTGGAGTGCAATGGGAGCTCGAATGGGGGCAGTAGCTTGGTGGATGAGAAGGCTGGGAGCAACAAGGACCAGCCAAATGCGGCGAAATAG